In one window of Kosmotoga pacifica DNA:
- the efp gene encoding elongation factor P, translated as MVEVGDIRKGMALIIDNEIYIVLDVNKHFTGRGSGIIRTKMKNIKTGYVREFKFNSGEKVEEASLSLRRVQYLYSDGDLFYFMDLETYEQYTLDRKVIGDALYYMTENMELDLQFHDSTPIGVVLPNTVVLEVTETAPSFKGDTVSGGGKPAVCETGLKVTVPFFVENGQKIRVDTRTGEYIERA; from the coding sequence GTGGTTGAAGTTGGAGACATAAGAAAGGGTATGGCTCTTATAATCGACAACGAGATCTATATAGTACTCGATGTCAACAAACACTTCACCGGTCGAGGTAGTGGAATCATAAGAACAAAAATGAAGAACATAAAGACTGGATATGTGAGAGAGTTCAAGTTCAACAGTGGCGAAAAAGTTGAAGAAGCCTCACTCTCCTTGCGTCGTGTGCAATATTTATATAGCGATGGTGATCTCTTTTATTTCATGGATCTTGAGACTTATGAGCAGTATACTCTGGACAGAAAAGTCATTGGTGATGCTTTATACTATATGACGGAGAATATGGAACTCGATCTTCAGTTCCATGATTCGACACCAATTGGTGTAGTTTTACCGAACACCGTCGTTCTAGAGGTAACTGAAACGGCACCTAGCTTCAAAGGAGACACAGTTTCAGGTGGTGGTAAACCGGCGGTGTGTGAAACAGGTCTAAAAGTTACTGTTCCATTTTTCGTCGAGAACGGACAGAAGATTAGAGTTGACACAAGGACAGGTGAGTACATAGAAAGGGCCTGA
- a CDS encoding formate--tetrahydrofolate ligase, which yields MNDLEIARQAQLRPITEIAKEAGIPVEYLKPYGNSIAKVSHKFYDVLKERPNGKLILVTAITPTSAGEGKTTTSIGLAMALNRIGKKTFVTLREPSLGPVMGIKGGAAGGGYAQVLPMEEINLHFTGDIHAVTTAHNLLSASIDAHIKFGNNLDIDSTQIFWPRAMDMNDRALRSIVVGLGGRSNGFPREDGFIITAASEVMAVLCLAKDISDLKERLGNIVLGLNKHGDFVRVRDLGVHGAMAAVLKDAIDPNLVQTIEGTPAFVHGGPFANIAHGTNSIIATKMALKLSDFVVTEAGFGADLGGEKFLDFVSPVGEFEPAVVVIVASIRALKLNGGADKKSLGSEDIAALKKGFENLKVHYENMRKYGVPVVVAINIFPDDTSGEKKLLGELCKENNIPYETSTVWKNGGKGGVALAERVVELSNTSNQFKPLISLDAPIEEKLKIITKEIYRAGSYTLEPKARKMLKVLKKQGFGDYPVIVAKTQYSISDDAKKLGAPSGYNFQIRDLTLSAGAGFVVAVSGDIMLMPGLPGNSNAQKIDIDENGEITGLF from the coding sequence ATGAACGATCTTGAGATCGCGAGGCAAGCGCAGCTACGCCCTATCACCGAGATCGCAAAAGAGGCAGGAATACCTGTTGAATACCTTAAGCCTTACGGAAACAGTATCGCTAAAGTTTCACATAAGTTCTACGATGTCCTCAAAGAACGCCCCAACGGGAAGTTGATTCTCGTTACGGCAATTACTCCCACGAGCGCTGGCGAAGGGAAGACAACAACTTCCATAGGTCTTGCTATGGCGCTCAACAGGATTGGAAAAAAGACATTTGTGACTCTGCGAGAACCTTCACTTGGTCCTGTGATGGGAATCAAAGGTGGAGCAGCTGGTGGGGGATACGCTCAGGTGCTTCCCATGGAAGAAATAAATCTCCACTTCACCGGAGATATCCACGCCGTTACAACTGCACACAACCTTTTATCAGCATCAATCGACGCACATATAAAATTCGGTAACAACCTTGATATTGATTCCACGCAAATTTTTTGGCCAAGGGCCATGGATATGAATGACCGTGCACTTCGTAGCATAGTAGTGGGATTGGGTGGAAGATCTAATGGATTTCCCCGTGAAGATGGATTCATAATCACCGCAGCTTCCGAGGTAATGGCCGTTCTCTGTCTGGCGAAAGATATTAGTGATCTAAAAGAAAGGCTTGGAAATATCGTCTTGGGATTGAATAAACATGGTGATTTTGTGCGTGTCCGCGATCTTGGAGTACATGGCGCTATGGCAGCTGTGTTGAAAGACGCGATAGACCCTAATCTCGTACAAACGATAGAAGGAACACCAGCCTTTGTTCATGGTGGGCCGTTTGCAAACATCGCCCACGGCACGAATTCCATCATCGCCACGAAGATGGCGTTGAAACTTTCAGATTTTGTCGTTACAGAAGCGGGATTTGGTGCTGATCTTGGTGGAGAAAAGTTTTTAGATTTCGTTTCACCTGTTGGAGAATTTGAGCCTGCAGTCGTAGTTATTGTCGCTTCCATAAGAGCTCTTAAACTCAACGGTGGGGCGGATAAAAAGTCCCTCGGTTCAGAAGATATCGCAGCATTAAAAAAAGGGTTTGAAAATCTGAAAGTGCACTACGAAAATATGCGCAAATACGGTGTGCCTGTTGTTGTGGCGATCAATATCTTCCCCGATGACACATCCGGTGAGAAAAAACTCCTCGGAGAGTTATGCAAAGAAAACAATATACCATATGAAACGTCAACTGTCTGGAAGAATGGTGGCAAAGGTGGCGTAGCGCTTGCTGAACGGGTGGTAGAGCTTTCTAATACATCAAATCAATTTAAGCCTCTTATTTCCTTAGATGCCCCAATAGAAGAAAAATTAAAAATAATAACAAAGGAAATATATCGAGCCGGCTCATATACCCTTGAACCTAAGGCCAGGAAAATGTTGAAAGTATTGAAAAAACAAGGTTTTGGGGATTACCCGGTAATCGTTGCGAAGACACAATATTCGATTTCAGACGATGCGAAGAAACTCGGTGCACCTAGTGGTTATAACTTCCAGATAAGGGACCTCACGCTTTCAGCGGGAGCTGGATTCGTGGTAGCGGTGTCCGGGGATATTATGTTGATGCCCGGGCTTCCTGGTAATTCAAATGCCCAGAAAATCGACATCGACGAAAATGGTGAAATTACCGGACTGTTTTGA
- a CDS encoding Asp23/Gls24 family envelope stress response protein, with protein MNYDETELGKIEISDPVIRDLAVHSYMEFNGLPFDDQKAKKEAKTAVDIEVEELESGKKQVKINIATKVKYGEPIPEFARNLQKKIKEDVENLSGLEVSEVYVKILDVVEAIESEPVETVEPEEDEEEGK; from the coding sequence ATGAACTACGATGAAACGGAACTCGGAAAAATCGAAATATCTGACCCTGTTATACGGGATTTGGCAGTTCATTCCTACATGGAATTCAATGGGCTCCCGTTTGATGATCAGAAAGCGAAGAAAGAAGCTAAAACTGCGGTGGATATAGAAGTAGAAGAACTGGAATCAGGAAAGAAACAGGTAAAAATCAATATCGCCACGAAAGTGAAGTATGGTGAACCGATTCCAGAATTTGCAAGAAACTTGCAGAAAAAGATCAAAGAGGATGTTGAAAATTTGAGCGGCCTTGAAGTGTCAGAAGTATATGTCAAAATTCTGGATGTTGTAGAAGCAATTGAAAGTGAACCAGTAGAAACTGTGGAGCCAGAAGAAGACGAAGAAGAGGGAAAATAA
- a CDS encoding glycine--tRNA ligase subunit alpha produces MYLQEIIARLNEYWGSKGCLIDQPYDVEMGAGTFHPSTFLRSLGKKPWKVAFVQPCRRPTDGRYGENPMRTQRYFQYQVIMKPSPDDSQEIYLDSLKALGIEPKEHDIRFVEDNWESPTLGAWGIGWEVWLDGMEITQFTYFQQVGGVDVSLVSLEITYGLERIAMYLQKKDSIFDIDWNEHFKYGDVFLENERQFSVYNFEHANTEMLFELYRMYEKEFKRCMEGDLLLPAYDYLIKCSHAFNLLDARNAISVSQRQGYIKSIRAMAKQIAEAYVAWESDKE; encoded by the coding sequence ATGTACTTACAGGAGATAATCGCGAGACTCAACGAATACTGGGGTTCGAAGGGCTGCCTGATTGATCAGCCATACGATGTTGAGATGGGAGCGGGTACATTTCATCCCTCCACCTTTTTAAGATCGCTTGGAAAGAAACCATGGAAAGTTGCTTTCGTTCAACCCTGTCGCCGGCCTACTGATGGGCGTTACGGGGAAAACCCCATGAGAACACAGAGGTATTTTCAATATCAGGTTATAATGAAACCCTCCCCCGATGACTCTCAGGAGATCTATCTTGATTCGCTTAAAGCCCTTGGGATTGAGCCTAAGGAACATGATATCCGCTTCGTAGAAGACAACTGGGAGTCACCAACACTCGGCGCTTGGGGCATAGGCTGGGAAGTCTGGCTTGATGGTATGGAGATCACTCAGTTCACTTACTTCCAGCAAGTTGGTGGTGTGGACGTTTCACTGGTCTCTCTCGAAATAACGTATGGCCTTGAACGCATTGCTATGTACCTTCAAAAAAAGGACAGCATATTCGACATAGACTGGAATGAGCATTTTAAGTACGGCGATGTCTTTCTCGAAAATGAACGCCAGTTTTCTGTCTATAACTTCGAGCATGCCAATACAGAGATGCTTTTTGAGCTCTACAGAATGTACGAAAAGGAATTCAAAAGATGCATGGAAGGTGACTTGCTGTTACCTGCGTATGATTACCTCATAAAATGTTCTCATGCGTTCAATTTGCTCGATGCAAGAAATGCTATAAGCGTTTCCCAGAGACAAGGGTATATAAAGTCCATCAGGGCTATGGCAAAACAGATAGCTGAAGCATACGTAGCCTGGGAGAGTGATAAGGAATGA
- a CDS encoding Asp23/Gls24 family envelope stress response protein, translating into MLITTEYGKIEITLQAISSIVKKVVSESYGPVNVGSPQQGFFSRILGSEEKHGIKVTEEIDGTLEIDIELVLEYGVRIPAVVANIQENVFHRLKVLTEANNVKVNVYVVGLRD; encoded by the coding sequence ATGCTTATAACGACAGAGTACGGAAAGATCGAAATAACCTTACAGGCTATCAGCTCGATCGTTAAGAAAGTCGTGTCAGAGTCTTATGGTCCTGTAAACGTTGGCTCTCCTCAACAGGGATTTTTTTCGAGAATCCTTGGTTCTGAAGAGAAACACGGAATAAAAGTCACAGAAGAAATCGATGGCACCCTTGAAATCGATATTGAACTCGTACTTGAATACGGAGTGCGTATCCCAGCAGTTGTTGCTAACATTCAGGAAAACGTGTTTCACAGATTGAAGGTATTAACGGAGGCCAACAACGTAAAGGTGAATGTTTACGTTGTAGGACTTCGGGACTAA
- a CDS encoding DAK2 domain-containing protein: MKRLNGRFFIVAFKKAAERLLVNKDEINALNVFPVPDGDTGSNMSAAVLEAVEYLNKLNSADLDQVVDTIKKGMLMGARGNSGVILSQIFRGFAEGAKNRKYLNTRAFSECLVRAKEVAYKSVMKPVEGTMLTVIRVVADKAVSELSEIEDFEEYFIKLTDIAFKTVDQTPSMLAKLKEAGVVDAGAKGLAYIFEGFKLAALGETEAELVEAPSVATASAEQILEIAREELKYAYCTELVIKLHDTNGGTQEIENKLKDYLGTIGDSIVAVNQDDLIKIHVHTDHPGDVIEEFLKHGELQKVKIDNMKIQHDHVIEAQNGESKYGVGKKHGIVSISPGDGLSEIMKSLGVDYIVKGGQTMNPSMKDIFQAIERLESENIIVMPNNPNILLTAKEAAAAVMEKNPSKNVFILETKTVQEGIAALSVYDDELDTEELLTEMNEAINHVIPISVTYAIRDSSIKGKKVRKGEYLAIGKDGLISTGRRLDRIIREALEISLKNNDEYEIVTIFYGSDVKKEQADKLVESLSGDFEDIEFEVHEGGQPYYYYLISLE, encoded by the coding sequence ATGAAACGACTCAACGGCAGGTTCTTTATCGTAGCTTTCAAAAAAGCCGCTGAGCGTTTGCTCGTTAACAAAGATGAGATAAACGCTCTGAATGTTTTTCCAGTACCAGATGGAGATACAGGCTCAAATATGAGTGCAGCTGTTCTAGAAGCTGTTGAGTATCTCAACAAGCTTAATTCTGCGGATCTTGATCAAGTTGTTGACACGATCAAGAAAGGCATGCTAATGGGAGCACGTGGTAACTCCGGTGTTATCCTATCACAGATTTTTAGGGGGTTCGCTGAAGGCGCAAAGAATCGTAAGTATTTAAACACCCGGGCTTTCAGCGAGTGTCTTGTGAGGGCCAAAGAAGTGGCTTACAAGTCTGTAATGAAACCCGTTGAAGGTACGATGCTGACCGTTATTCGTGTCGTAGCGGATAAGGCAGTTTCTGAGCTCTCTGAAATTGAGGATTTTGAAGAATATTTTATAAAGTTAACTGACATAGCCTTTAAAACCGTTGATCAAACCCCAAGCATGCTTGCAAAGCTGAAAGAAGCTGGTGTCGTTGATGCCGGAGCCAAGGGGTTAGCTTATATTTTCGAAGGCTTTAAACTGGCTGCACTGGGCGAGACGGAAGCAGAGTTAGTCGAAGCTCCGTCAGTCGCTACAGCTTCGGCTGAGCAAATTCTTGAAATTGCCCGCGAGGAGCTGAAATATGCGTATTGTACAGAACTAGTAATAAAGCTCCACGACACTAATGGGGGAACTCAAGAGATAGAAAACAAATTGAAAGATTATCTGGGAACCATCGGTGACTCCATCGTTGCAGTAAATCAGGATGACCTGATTAAAATCCACGTTCACACAGACCATCCCGGGGATGTCATAGAAGAATTCCTAAAACATGGTGAACTGCAAAAGGTAAAGATAGATAATATGAAAATCCAGCATGACCATGTAATTGAGGCGCAAAACGGCGAAAGTAAGTATGGCGTGGGAAAAAAGCACGGCATCGTCTCTATCTCGCCAGGTGACGGTCTCAGTGAAATAATGAAAAGCCTTGGCGTAGACTACATAGTCAAAGGCGGTCAGACAATGAATCCAAGTATGAAGGATATTTTCCAGGCGATTGAACGCCTTGAATCTGAAAATATCATCGTAATGCCCAATAATCCCAACATCCTTTTGACCGCGAAAGAGGCTGCTGCTGCTGTCATGGAAAAGAACCCTTCTAAAAATGTTTTTATTCTAGAAACAAAGACTGTACAGGAAGGCATTGCAGCTCTTTCAGTATATGATGACGAGCTAGATACTGAAGAGCTCCTGACGGAGATGAACGAAGCAATAAACCATGTAATACCCATTTCTGTCACCTATGCTATAAGAGATTCCAGTATAAAGGGCAAAAAGGTTCGTAAAGGGGAATACCTCGCCATTGGAAAGGATGGTCTCATCAGCACTGGCAGAAGGCTCGACAGAATCATACGTGAAGCCTTAGAGATATCTCTCAAAAACAACGATGAATACGAGATTGTTACAATCTTCTATGGTTCAGATGTGAAGAAAGAACAGGCTGACAAACTCGTTGAAAGCCTATCAGGCGACTTCGAAGACATTGAATTCGAGGTCCATGAGGGCGGTCAACCCTATTACTACTACCTTATATCACTGGAATAA
- the nusB gene encoding transcription antitermination factor NusB, with product MAERRGSRRRMRDIVFKSVFQYDFHKDIDVAVKFLMSESSFHSLDGDSLMRAQKYLKSIVEHMGELDEIIANHLINWSFERLSSVDRNVLRLGTYELIHELDIPIEVTLNEAIELAKKYGSDEDGRFVNGVLDRIAKVYSPSSKRNL from the coding sequence ATGGCTGAGAGGCGTGGAAGTAGAAGACGAATGCGTGATATCGTCTTCAAATCTGTATTTCAATATGATTTTCATAAAGACATAGATGTGGCCGTTAAATTTTTAATGAGCGAATCCAGTTTTCATTCATTAGATGGAGATAGTCTGATGAGGGCCCAGAAGTACCTTAAAAGTATTGTGGAGCATATGGGTGAATTGGATGAAATCATAGCAAATCACCTTATAAACTGGTCATTCGAAAGGCTGTCATCTGTCGATAGAAACGTTTTAAGATTGGGGACATATGAGCTAATACATGAGCTCGATATTCCCATCGAGGTTACTTTAAATGAAGCAATCGAACTTGCTAAAAAGTACGGCTCTGATGAGGACGGAAGATTTGTTAATGGTGTACTCGATAGAATCGCAAAAGTGTATTCCCCGTCTTCAAAGCGAAATCTTTAA
- the dxs gene encoding 1-deoxy-D-xylulose-5-phosphate synthase, translating into MNREEPLFRKVKNYSYQELKILVGEIRDYIKTVVSKNTGHLSSNLGTVELTIALYRVFDPDEDIIIWDTGHQAYTHKILTGRYGRFNTLRQRKGISGFLRREESVYDVFGAGHVGTGIPAALGIEKALSMVNEKRNVVVVIGDGALTSGMSLEALNQLKQLNSRLKIILNDNGMSISKNVGSLSMTLTDLRLNPVYREIKEDIKGTLESMRMKKLEKLLSRIKDGIKHTFLGGNVFEDFGLNYLGPVDGHNIKEMEAIFKTIKEFDEPFIVHVTTQKGKGLEYAEKDPTKFHSVSKIDPETGERLYTDSLISYSKVFGKVIIELAKKDTRIVAITAAMPDGTGLSEFAKKYPGRFYDLGITEQLCVTFAGGMAVKGTKPVFAVYSTFLQRAFDQLIHDIALQKLPVVFAVDRAGIVGHDGPTHNGIFDIAYLNMIPNMKILAPSSLQELANMFYTLLLHEELDGPVVVRYPRQSEYGILSEIIDNMSQIDLWKWEKLIKGKTRIAILATGSMVQPARDVAAKYGLNMYNCRSIKPLDTTTFDAIMKENDIILSIEEGVRIGGFGSSLLLYASSKRYSGKIHVMGIDDIFSEHGTRAEILKELGLEYGGIESTIKKLRGELNAYNDRVRKDRNNLTGYQLDR; encoded by the coding sequence ATGAATCGCGAGGAACCCCTTTTCAGGAAAGTTAAAAATTACAGTTATCAGGAACTCAAGATATTGGTGGGTGAGATACGGGATTATATAAAGACCGTGGTTTCTAAAAACACGGGGCATCTTTCTTCGAATTTAGGCACTGTCGAATTGACAATTGCCCTGTACAGAGTTTTCGATCCAGACGAAGATATAATTATCTGGGATACCGGCCATCAAGCTTATACCCACAAGATCTTAACCGGTAGATACGGTCGTTTCAATACCTTGCGCCAGAGAAAAGGAATAAGCGGTTTTCTCCGACGAGAAGAGAGCGTTTACGATGTCTTTGGAGCCGGGCACGTTGGCACCGGGATACCGGCTGCTCTCGGTATCGAAAAGGCTTTGTCGATGGTTAATGAAAAGAGAAACGTTGTCGTTGTTATCGGAGATGGGGCTTTAACTTCCGGTATGAGCCTTGAAGCGCTAAACCAACTGAAACAGCTGAACTCTCGTCTAAAGATCATACTTAACGACAACGGTATGAGCATCAGCAAGAATGTAGGAAGCTTGTCCATGACTTTAACAGATTTGAGACTGAATCCCGTTTATAGAGAAATAAAAGAAGATATCAAGGGAACTCTTGAAAGCATGCGCATGAAAAAACTCGAGAAATTGCTTTCAAGAATAAAAGACGGAATAAAACATACTTTTCTGGGTGGAAACGTTTTCGAAGATTTTGGTTTGAATTATCTTGGCCCTGTTGATGGTCATAACATCAAGGAAATGGAAGCAATTTTCAAAACAATAAAGGAGTTTGACGAACCTTTTATCGTACACGTGACCACACAGAAGGGGAAAGGACTCGAATACGCTGAAAAGGATCCAACAAAATTTCATAGTGTTTCAAAGATTGACCCTGAAACGGGAGAAAGACTCTATACTGACTCGCTTATCTCTTATAGTAAAGTCTTTGGAAAAGTGATTATAGAACTAGCTAAGAAAGATACCCGGATAGTAGCGATTACAGCTGCTATGCCAGATGGAACCGGATTATCAGAGTTTGCAAAAAAATATCCCGGAAGATTCTACGACCTCGGTATCACCGAGCAACTCTGTGTCACTTTTGCTGGTGGAATGGCTGTGAAGGGTACAAAACCGGTTTTTGCTGTGTATTCCACCTTTTTACAGAGAGCCTTTGACCAGCTAATTCATGATATTGCTTTACAAAAACTCCCCGTTGTATTTGCTGTTGATCGGGCGGGGATCGTTGGACATGATGGACCAACACATAACGGCATCTTCGATATAGCTTATCTGAACATGATTCCTAATATGAAAATTCTTGCACCCTCCAGTCTTCAGGAACTGGCTAACATGTTTTACACACTCCTGCTCCACGAAGAGCTTGATGGTCCAGTAGTGGTTAGGTACCCCAGACAGTCTGAATATGGTATACTGTCTGAAATAATAGATAATATGTCTCAAATTGATCTCTGGAAATGGGAAAAACTTATCAAAGGAAAAACGAGAATCGCCATTCTGGCTACTGGCAGTATGGTTCAGCCTGCGAGAGATGTAGCGGCAAAATACGGACTGAATATGTACAATTGTAGATCCATCAAGCCCCTCGACACCACAACATTCGATGCTATTATGAAAGAAAATGACATCATTCTATCCATTGAAGAAGGGGTAAGGATAGGTGGTTTTGGCAGTTCTTTATTGCTTTATGCGAGTTCAAAGCGCTATAGTGGAAAGATTCATGTAATGGGAATTGACGACATATTTTCAGAACATGGAACGAGAGCGGAAATATTGAAAGAACTTGGTCTTGAATATGGGGGTATTGAAAGCACAATCAAGAAACTGAGAGGTGAACTAAATGCTTATAACGACAGAGTACGGAAAGATCGAAATAACCTTACAGGCTATCAGCTCGATCGTTAA
- a CDS encoding bifunctional 5,10-methylenetetrahydrofolate dehydrogenase/5,10-methenyltetrahydrofolate cyclohydrolase: protein MAILLEGAPVAKRIYSEIKDQMIRFEAKKPKLVLYCSHPDDSTQSYMRSIVKRGEKLDIPVEVIEATEKPFEQIMQLNEDPAVSGIMIMHPLKGIDEDIVIKSISPLKDVEGRGPTNLGGIVMGEGYYAPPTAEAVIEILKFYNIAIRGKDITILGRSTTVGKPLSLLFLKKGIDGTVTVCHSRTHGIQEKSRAADILVSAVGKTGFVREDWVKEGAVVIDVGINLVDGKIVGDVDFENVKEKTIAITPVPGGVGTVTTAILFRHLVESFKRILDGGI from the coding sequence ATGGCTATATTACTTGAAGGCGCACCCGTTGCAAAAAGGATATATTCAGAAATTAAGGATCAGATGATCCGGTTTGAGGCTAAAAAGCCCAAACTTGTCCTGTATTGCAGTCATCCAGACGATTCAACTCAGTCATATATGAGATCCATAGTAAAAAGGGGAGAAAAGCTGGATATACCCGTTGAGGTCATTGAAGCCACAGAAAAACCCTTCGAACAAATCATGCAGCTCAATGAGGATCCGGCTGTCTCTGGAATAATGATAATGCACCCCTTGAAAGGGATTGATGAGGATATTGTGATAAAATCCATCTCGCCTCTGAAAGACGTCGAAGGACGAGGACCAACAAACCTTGGTGGAATCGTTATGGGTGAGGGTTATTACGCTCCTCCCACGGCTGAAGCGGTAATTGAAATTCTAAAATTTTATAACATCGCTATACGGGGCAAGGATATAACCATATTGGGCAGGTCCACTACTGTAGGAAAGCCGCTTTCCTTGCTCTTTTTGAAGAAAGGCATAGATGGTACTGTCACGGTCTGCCATTCCCGCACCCATGGAATACAGGAAAAGTCCAGAGCGGCGGATATTCTAGTCAGCGCTGTGGGTAAAACCGGATTTGTAAGAGAGGACTGGGTGAAAGAAGGGGCTGTGGTCATAGATGTCGGAATTAATCTCGTTGATGGAAAAATCGTTGGCGATGTTGACTTTGAAAATGTAAAGGAAAAGACCATTGCCATAACACCCGTACCTGGTGGTGTAGGAACTGTCACTACAGCGATACTATTCCGGCACCTTGTTGAGTCTTTTAAGAGAATTCTGGATGGTGGTATATGA